The window TCAAGGTCGAGGCCTCCAAATTCACCGAGGTCGGCTATGTCGGCCGCGATGTCGAGTCCATGGTCCGCGACGTGACCGAACTGTCTGTGAATATGGTTAAGCAGGAGGCCAAGGAACGGATTCAGGTCAAGGCCCAGGCTCAGGCCGAAGAACGGATTCTCGATCTGCTGCTGCCCCCTCCGCCCTCGCGGGCCGGCTTCAGTCAGACCGACGGCCACGACACCAACGACCCGACCCAGCAGCCGGGACAGGCCACCCGCGAGAAGATGCGTCGCATGCTGCGCCGGAGAAAACTCGACGAACGCGAGGTCGAAATCGAGCTGACGCGGCCCGCCGCACCCTTTATCGAGGTCATGGCTCCCCAGGGCATGGAAGACATGGAAAACCAGCTCAAAGAAATGTTCTCGAATATCATGCCCCAGAAGACCAAAAAACGGCGCCTCAAGGTACCCGAAGCGGTCGAGCTGCTGACCCAGGAAGAGGCCGACAAGCTGGTCGATATGGACGCGGTGGTCCGCGAGGCGATCCGCCGGGTCGAGCAAACCGGCATTATTTTCATCGACGAGATTGACAAAATTGCCGGCCGCGACCACGCCCAGGGTCCGGACGTCTCGCGCCAAGGCGTGCAGCGCGACCTCCTGCCCCTGGTCGAGGGCTGCACGGTCAACACCAAATACGGCATGGTCCACACTGACCACGTGTTGTTTGTCGCCTCAGGCGCCTTCCACACCACCAAGCCGTCCGACCTGATTCCCGAGTTCCAGGGCCGCTTTCCGATCCGGGTCGAGCTGGACGCCCTCAACCAACACGACTTCATCCGCATCCTGACCGAGCCCAAGAACGCCCTGCTGACCCAGTACAGCGCCCTGCTGGCGACCGAGAACGTGACGCTCGCCTTTGTGGCCGATGCGGTCGAAGAGATTGCCCGGATCGCCGCCATCGTCAACGAGCGAACCGAAAACATCGGCGCCCGGCGCCTGCATACCGTGGTCGAACGTCTGGTTGAGGATCTGTCCTTCGACGCCCCCGAGCTCGACGGCCAGGAAGTCACCATCAACGCCCAGGTCGTCAGAGACAAGCTCGAAGAGATTGTCAAAGATGAGGATCTGTCGCGGTATATTTTGTGAATTATTTCCGAACTGTGGTGCCCGACTTGTTACGCATCAGGTCGGACACCCGCTGCGCCTCGCCATCGTGTCCACTGAGCAGGGCCTGACGAAACTGCTCGGTCAGCATCCGCATCATCATCGCCTCCTGCGGTCCCAACCCGTCAGCCAACTGGGACAAGCGATCCATGGCCGCCGCAATGTGGGACACGGCGCGTGGCACGTCGCCGTCGGCCCGCAGGGCAATCGCCTGGTGCAGCGAGCGCTGGACCGACTCCAGGCCCCCCTTGGCCTGGGGCCCCAGCACCAGCTCAAGTTCGGGCAGGCGGTTCAGCAGGGTCTCCAGGGCTTCCGGATAGGTGTGCTTGTGTTCCATATGTGCTAGACAGTCTGCTGTTTGCGTACGCAAGTCAAGGTCAGCGGGTCCGGTCCAGCCCGAGGGAGCACCACTATGCGATACATATGCCTGTGGCTCGGCAGCCTGTTCCTCCTCACCAGCTGTACGGTTCAGCAACAGCGCGACGTACTCGGAGCGATTGGCACGGTCATCCCGGGCAGCTCGACCTCGCGCCTGCCGTCGTTCTCCTCTTCCGCTTCCTCAGACAGTCCAGAGCCAAGCGCGGCCCGTCCACCGAGTCCGACCCCACCACCACCCTCGGTCGCGGTGGCTCCACCACCCAGCCCGCCTATGCCGCCGGTCGCAAAAACCGAGGCCGCCTGGGTCTTGCAAACCCTCCAGCGGGCCATGACCGCCGCGCCCGCCCCGTTCCAGGACTGCCTGGCCGACAGCCCGTGTCAGAAGGCGCTGAGCGCCCATCTACGCCAACTGCAAGATCGGGCCAAGGCCACCCTGGAGCTGCCGGCGGTGTACGATCAGTACAATTTGCAGCGCAACCCGTAGGGGCAGGCCCCCGTGCCTGCCCGGCTCCACGGTCCGTGCCCGCCCAGTCCCGCGCCATGACCCCTACCCGCCGCTGTGCTTGTGGAGATAGGCGCGCACGGTCTGCCGCTCGTGTCCCTGGAGCGGCGGTCGGCCCAGCCGGCGCAGCTCAGCATCCATTCGGGTCAACATAGAGTCCCACATGTGAGCCGTCAGCAACCCCGGGTGATACACGCGGTGACAGCCCGAACAGCGCCGGACATAGACCTGGGCGGCCGCGGATCCCGCCTCGGGCAGTTCGGGACCACAGCCCAGCCCGGCCGACAGCACCAGACCCAGCCCAGCCCACCGGACCCGGCTCATCCGGTCTTCTCAGCCGCCGGGTCAGCGCCGAAGGCTTCGCGGCACACCGCCAGCTGGCCGGGGATGTCCTCTATGCTGACCTCAATGGTTTCGATGCTGTTGCGCTCGCTACGCAGCCGCTGCCGCAACCGCCCGACCAGGTGCTGGGCGAGTTCTTCTGAAGACGAGTGGACAATCGGCAACAGACACACGTCCTGGCGCGGCAACACAAAACAACTGCCGTCCTCGCAGCCCACCTCGACCTGCCCGTCACGCTCGGCAATGTCCAGGCAGTCGCTGCGCTCGGGCAGCAGGGTCCGAAAATGGAGCCGGGCGCATTCTTCCTCGGCAATTTTCTTGAGGACCAGAAAATCGACCACATAGCCGTCCGGCCCGACCGGTCCGCTGACCGTGACCTGGGCCTGATAGGTATGACCGTGCAGCGGCTCCCGGAAGCCCGGAAAGGCGATAAAGTGGGCGGCCGTGAAACGCAACTGGTCTTTTCCGATAGCGACTGAAAAGAAAGACATCGTGCCATCTCCACACGTCAGGCAGGCGGGCTGAGATTGCCCGCCACAAAGTCGTATAAACCGCTTCGTCTGAGCAACGTCTCGGGCTCGCCAAAAGCGCGGCCATACTGCTCGGCCGACAGACCGACGGTCTCCCTGAAACGGCTCAGCTCGACCGTGATTTCCGGCCGCAAGCGCTCGCACAGAGCCGTGATCAGGCGCGCGTCATCTCCGGGCCGGGGCAGCAGGTCGTCAATCCTGAGTCCGTGCACACCGCCCAGCAGGCACGACACCATATAGCTCAGCTGCTCGTCGTTGGGTTTGCGCTGCCAGGTCTGTCCGGCGGACATCAGCCCCCGCACACCGGTTTGCTGGCGGACCGAGATGACCGCCTCGGAGCCCGTAGCGTCAAAACCCGGCGCCACAAAGATCAGGGCGGTCTCGTCTCCGTCAATCCGCACCGGATGCGGAATATAGTGGGGCGAGGTATAGCCCGTCAGCTCAAACAGCCGCCGCCGATAGCCGACCACATCGTGCCCGGCCTCGGTCTGCACCCGCCACAGGAAATCGGCCAGCCCCAGGTCCTGCCGCTGACCGAGACGGGCCAGCTGCCGGGCTGCATCGGGCTGATAGCCCTCCCGTTTCATCAGCCGGTAGCCGTCGTCAAGGGACACGCTCAGGGCCAGGGTCTCGGTCCCGTCGGCCTGGTCGGTGTGGGGTGAAACCCGCCGGCCCTGCAAGGGCAGCCGCGCCAGCTCGACATCGGTGGCAAACCGGTTGCCGTACATCGACAGCTTGGCAAACCCCCGCCGACAGTCGGCCAGCGCCACAATGCCGGCCCGGCGAACAGCAAACGTCCCCGAGAAGGCTAAACCTCGCCCGCTCATCAGCGAGCCGTGGCCAAGAATCGTGACCTCCATCGTCCATCACCAGCCGTCAGGACGGCGTCCCGCCCGCGTATCGGTCGTCATTCCTCAAACACGTGGAGCTGCATATCGGCCGTTGCCCGCTCCTCAACCGTCCGCCAGTCATGGTCGGGCAACACCGTCAGTTCGGGTGCGAGCTGGCTCCACTTCTTCACCCGCCAGATCTTATCCCACCAGGCGCTCCGATCAAAGGCCAGCCCGGGCAGACGGGTATACACATACTGCTGCCTGGTCCAGGCCAGGTTGCCGCATAACAGTACCGGTCCCGAGGGAAGCCGGACGAGTACTGCCAGACCGCCCGCAGTCATGCCGCTGGCGTCGAGCACCACCAGGCTGCCGTCGCCGAACACGTCCTGGGCCGCAGCCAGCAGGCCGAGCGGTTCGGCCTGGCCAAAATCTATGAACCGCCACCGGGTGACCTGGTCATACTCTTTGGGCAGGTACGCCCCCAGCCCGGTCTGCCCCAGCGCGGCGGCGTGTTCAGCGCGGCTCACCACCGCCACCGCCTCGGAAAAATGCTCCAACTCTCCAGCATGGTCGGGTCGCAGGTCGGGCAGAATGACGTGCGTCGGCCCGTCGGCCGACAGCCGGGCGTCTTCGAGCTGGGCGACAATGTCCTGGCCGCTGTCCAACCGGGCTCGTCCGATGACGGACAGCGGTATTTCCAGGTAGGTCTGGGGACCATCGGCCGAGGAGTCGGCCAGCGCCCGGTTGAGCCCGGCGCCAACCAGGACCAGCCCCTGGTCGGGGTGCTGGATGGCAAACACCAGCACGTCGAGCTGTGTCCGGCCAAAGACGCTGCCGCCCTCATACACCAGCCGGCTCGGCAGGGTCAGCCAGCCGGTCTGAAAAACGTGCAGCCGCAGACCTGGGGTGCCGCGATACGTCTCGGGCCAGTTGTGCAGCTCGGGCACGATATATGGCGGCCGCAGGGGTTCGTGGCAGGCACCCGCCAGCACCGCCAGCAGGCCGACCAGGCTGAGGACCGATAAGCGGACATGGGCGGTCATGGATGTGTGTATAGACGATGAGCCGCGGCACAGCCAAGAGCCGCCCGTGCCGAGGGGCGGCCGGCAGCAGTTTTCCCGAGTTGACCTGTGTCATGCTCTCGACTATTGTTGGGAGCGCTTTGCGTGAGATGCTAGTACGGCCAGGAACATCAAGCACTTAGGGCGAGTAGAACCCTGAGTCAGGCCCAACACGAGCCGAACGGCGGTCCGTATACAGCTCGCAGAAGCGGGAACTGGAACGTGGACATGCTTGCGCACCAGAAAGGGAGCAGTCAGCAATGGTAGGTGTCCCGGGAACACAGGAGCGGCTGGCCCTGGCAGACATAGAAGACCGGCTGCGACGGCTGCGGGGACGGCTGAATCGCTACACCTTCCAGCACCGCGTGTATATTTTCGGCACGGCCCTGGCCCTGGTCAGCTGCGTTCTGATCGTGTGCGCCTATAAGCTCGAGCTGGCCTCCCCTCTTTTTGCCTGGGTCAGCTGGCCGCTCGGCCTCGGTCTGCTCGTCCTGCTGTTTGTCAGCCTGCGGCGCGGCGTGCGGGAGTGGGCGGATGTGGTCCGGGCCGCCCGCCGGGCCGATCAGCGCGCCGGCCTGCAAGAGCGCGTCTCGACCCTGGCCGCCCAGCTCCAGGATGGCGTGGTCGGCACAGCCCCGCCCTCGCGCCTGTGGCCGCACCTGCTGGCCGATAACACCGCCCGGCTGGCCGACTGGGACCTCCCCAAGGTCGCTCCGCGCCGGATTCCGTGGACCAGCCTGCCCTTTTTGGCCGCGCTCGGCCTGTTGAGCCTGACCAGCCTGATTCCATCCCTCTCCTCCCAGCAGCAGGACGACCCGTTCAGCCTGGTCAATATGCAGCAGCTGGCCCAAAACCTGCCTGAACGGATGGAAAAGCTGATTGACGAACAAATGTCGCTCATCCCTCCGGCCTCGGAAAACTGGGGCGAGAGCAGCATGTTCCCCCAGAACGAGACGCCGGCGGCCGAGGGCCAGGACCAGCCCATGGCCATGGACGGCGACACGACTAACCCGGCCCTGCAAACCCTGGCCTCACTGTCCGACGAACTCCAGCAGTCGATCCGTGATACCCTGCACGGCTTGTCGATTCCGCCCACCCCAGACCCGTCAGCCCAGCCCGAGGCGCCCACCGCCCCACCCCTGCCCGATCATTTGGATCTCGACGCCCTGCAAGCTGCCATCACACCCAAGGACCAGGCCGATTATTCGATCCAGGGCACGGACAGACCGCAGGGCGGACGCACACGGGAGGCGACCGACGCCGCCGGCCCGGCCGGCATGCCGACCCAGGGCAGCGGCCTGCAACAGCTCAGCCAAGCTCGCCTGGGCCGCAAAAACGCCCGCGGCAGCTTTCAACCCCAGACCCCGCAGATGCCGGGCAGCGGCGGCAGTGCGGGCGGAGCGGGGATGGGAGCCGGCAGCGGCACCGACCCGAACCTGTTCGGCAACCGGGCCAGTCTGGGCGACAGCCCGCAGACCTTCCAGCTGTCGCTGGACAGCACCTATGAACTCACCCGGGGCGGGGACGGCGAGCCGGTCAAGTACGAGGGCGAGCTGCCGCCCAGCAAATCGCGCCGCCGGTTGAGTCAGGAGCAGTCTTTGGACGACGCCATCCGCAAGGCCAAGATCCCGCCCGAATACGAGGCTATTGTCAAACGTCTGTTTTCCCGAGGAGGGTCGAGATGAGCGAAATGCCGAGCGAAATGCCGAGCCAAACCACGACCGACGTTCCTGCGGCCAGCCTCGTCGCCGAGTTCCAGGAAACGTTTCGCCGCATCCAGTCAGAAGTGGCTCGGGTCGTGATCGGCCACGACGAGTTGATCGAGAACATCCTGATCGCCTTTTTTGCCGGCGGCCACGTGCTGATCGAGGGCGTGCCGGGAACGGGCAAGACGCTGATCGTCCGCTCGCTGGCCGAAGCGCTGAACCTCAGCTTCAGCCGGATTCAGTTTACGGTTGACCTCATGCCGGCCGATGTCACCGGCACACGTATGATCATGGACGGCGAGGACGGCCGGCGCGATTTCAGCTTCGTGCCGGGGCCGATCTTCTCGCACGTGCTGCTAGCCGACGAGATCAACCGCTCCACCCCCAAAACCCAGGCCGCCCTGCTCGAAGCCATGGCCGAACTGCAGGTGACGGTGGCCGGCACCACCCACCGCCTGGCGCCGCCCTTTTTTGTCCTGGCCACTCTCAACCCGATCGAGATGGAGGGCACCTACCCGCTGCCGGAAGCCCAGTTGGATCGCTTCTTCTTCAAGGTCCGCCTGCGCTATCCGACCCATCAGGAGGTCCGGCGCATCATCAGCACGACCACGACGACCGAACTGCTCAAGATCCAGCCCGTCTTTGAACAGGCCCCGGCCCCGGGAAAAATCATGGCCCTGCGTCATCTGGTGCGCGAGGTCATCGTCGCCCCGCACATAGAGGAGTATATCGCGGCCCTGATTCATGCCACGATTCCGGCCGAGGCAAGCTATATGAGCCCGGAGGACAAGGCCAGTGTGACGCTGGCTAAAGACGACGAGATCAACCGCTACGTGTCTTTTGGCTCAAGCCCGCGCGGCGGCCAGACCCTGATGCTGGGGGCCAAAGTCGTGGCCCTGCTCGACGGCCGGGCCAACGTCAGCTACGACGACGTGAACCGGGTGGCCGGGCCGACCCTCAACCATCGCCTGGTGCTCAATTTTGCGGCCGAGGCGGACAATGTCGATCCCAACAGCCTGATTGAGCGCATCCTCACCAGCGCGCGTCAACTCCAATAGGGCGATCCGACCGTGGCCAGCCTTGATTCCGCCTTTTTCAAGACCCTGAACCGGTTTCATATTCGCGTCCGCACGGCGCGCGGCCACCGTCCGGGTGAAACCCCGATTCCGCGCACCAGCCAGGCCTCGGGCATCGAGTTTGAATCCTTCAAGGAGTACTCGCCCGGCGACGATTTCCGGTATCTGGACTGGAACGCCGTGGGTCGGCTCGGTCAGCTCATGGTTCGGACCTTCACCGCCGAACGCGAGATTCCGTTCCACCTCTTCCTCGACACCAGCGCCTCAATGGGCGTGCCGACCGTGGACGACAAGTTCAGCTTTGCCCTGGATGTCATGTCGGCCCTTAGCTATGTCGTGCTGGCCAACAACAACACCCTGCGGCTGATTGCCCTGTCCGCCCCCGACACCCGAACGCCGGCCTTTCGGGCGACTCCGTTTCTGCGCCACCGCAGCCGATTTTTTCGGCTCCGGCCGTTTCTTGACAGCCTGTCGGCGAGCGGCAAGACCACGCTGCAAGAATCGGTCCGGGCCTATATCGGACAAACCCTGGAGCCCGGGGTGGCGATCATCATCTCGGACTTCATGACCCCGGCCGAACAGTACACAGAGTCGCTGGCCTTTCTCAAAACGCGCGGCTATGAGGTCAAGGCGGTCCACGTCCTGGGCGCCGCCGAGCTGGACCCCAGGCGTCTCTTCCGCCGCGGCAAGCTGCACGACGTTGAGGACGGCGCCGAGCGCTGGATCACTCTCAGCGAGGCCAACCTGGGCCGCTATCAGGAGCTGTTGCAGGCCCACCTCGACGCCGTGCGTGACTTCTGTCACCAACACCAGATTCTGTACAGCCGGGTCTCGACCCGTCAGACGGTCAGCCAGGTGGTCAGCCACGAACTAACCCGAACCGGGCTGCTGGCCCTGCGTTAGGACACGCGTGTCATGGGCATTCTGAATCCCGCCGCCCTGCCGCTCTTTGCCCTGCTGGGCATTCTGATCCTGGTCTACCTGCGGGAGCGCTGGCGGAAACGGGTTGAGGTGTCCAGCCTGATGTTCTGGAACGAAATCAGGGAGGACAGCGTCCGCGTCCGGCGGTTCATGCCGAGTCTGCTGTTCCTGCTGCAAGCCCTGCTGCTGAGCCTGCTGCTGAGCGGGCTGCTGCACCCCTACCGCCCCCATACGGTCACCGAGGTTCAGGGCAGCCGCCACATTCTGGTCTTTGACGTGTCGGCCAGCATGCAGGTCCGTGAGGGCACCACCCAGCGCTTCAGCCTGGCCCGCGACCAGGCCGTCCAGGTCGTGCGATCCCTCGGACCGCTCGACGAGGTGATGCTGATCAGCGTGGCGGCCCGCCCCCGGGTGGTCAGCGGCTTTACCACCGACCACCGCGTCTTTCTGCACCTGCTCGAATCGCTGCGGCCCGAGGACAGCCCAACCAACCTCGACCTCGAGCGCGACCGGGCCGGACAGCGGGCCAGCGTCCACGTTTTCACCGACGTGCCCCAGACCCAGCTCAGCCTGGCCCATGATCAGCTGGCGCAGCTGGTCTATCACCGGGTTGGTCGCAACGACGACAATATCGCCCTGGCCGCCCTCAACCTGCACCAGAACCCGTTCCAGCACTACTCGCAGGCGCGCGCCTATATTCTGGTCCGCAACTACGCCGCGCGTACCAAGCGGGGCATCCTGACGGTCCGCCTGAACGAGCGCCAGATCTTCCGCCGGGCGTTCAGCCTGCCGGCCCGCGAGAGCGCCTCCTTTTCGATCGGCAACTTCAGCGAGGCCGGCCAGCTGGTCGCCCGGATCAGTCCCGACGACGGGCTGTCGGTCGACAACCAGGCCCTGGCCTGGGTGGCTCAGGGCCATGAGCGCCGCCTCGTCCTGGTCTCGGCCAGCACCAGCCTGCACAGCGAGCTGCAACGGGTCAGCCGTTCGATTCCCAACCTCAGCCTGACTGCGGTCAGTCCGGACGACTTTTCCACGCTCAGCCTTGAGCCCCAGGACATCGTCCTGTTCCACCAGTTCGTCCCCGACACGGCGGTCGCCGCCAACAGTTTGTACATCTTCCCGCCCCTGGACAATCCGCTCTTTCCGGTCGTGGCCGAAGCGAAAGATCTCAGCATTCTGGACTGGCGTGAGAGCCACGAGATTCTGCATAACCTGCAGTATGTTGACGCCCTGCCGCTCAAGAAGGCCCGGGTGCTGGCCCTGCCCTCGTGGGCCCAAGTCCTGATTTCGTCACGCACAGCCGGCGGCGAGGTACCGCTGGCACTGACCGGCGAAAAGGACGGCCACCGGGTGGTGTGCCTGGCCTTTGACCTGGGCCGGGGCAACCTGACCGACTCCGACAATCTGAGCCTGCTGCTGCTGTTTCTGAACGCGGTGCGCTGGCTGCTGCCGCCAGACCCCGACGTACCGGCCCTGACCACGCCCGGCGAAACCTTCTTTGTGCCAACCTCGGTTGCGCTTGAGACGCTCGAGCTGACCCTGCCCAGCGGCGAAACGCGCTCACTCGAAGCCGCAGCGGTGGATGTTCCACACGTGGGCGCCTATCGGCTGCAAAACGGCGACTACCGGACCATGTGGTACGCGAATTTGTTTGATGAACTCGAGTCGGACATCGGACGCCGGCCTCAGGCCGAGCCCGCTCCAGAGACGACGCCGGTCGTTCTGGACACCTCCCAGGCTCCCCACCAGGTCAGCCGCACCGTGCCGGTCGAGTTTGGCCAGCTGTTGTACTACGGCGCCGCAGGCCTGCTGTTTCTGGAATGGCTGTACGCGCTGTGGCGGTATACCCGAGCGAGGGCGGAATGAGCTACGACATTTTCGGACGCAGCTATGTTTTTCTTGAGCCGGACTGGTTCTGGCTGCTGGCCCTGGTCCCGCTGTTGTGGCTGCCGCTGGTGTGGCAGCGCGGACGGGGGGTGTTGTTCAGCGCCGTCGTGCTGCGCAGCCTGGCCGCAGTCGCCCTGGTCGCCGCCCTGGCCGGCCTCAACCTGCAAACCACCCTGTCGGAGCATAAGCTGGCCCTGGTTGCGGCGCTGGATACCTCGGACAGCATCTCGCGTGAGGGCCGCCAGTGGATGAACGACTATCTGGCCCAGCTGCGCGGCCATCTGAGCGCCGAAGAGGAGTTTTCCGCCCTGTCGTTTGCCACCGATACCAGCCTGCTTGTCCCGCCCGGCCCGCCGACTTCGGTCAGCGTGGCGGTTGATCCGGACGAGGCTCACACCGGCGGCGGAACCAATATCGCCGAAGCCCTGGAGCGGGTGTTTGCCCTCTACCCCGAACAGGCCCAGAAGCGCCTGCTGCTCATGACTGACGGCAACGAGACGAGCGGCTCGGCGCGCCAGCATCTGGCCCTGGCGCGGCAGATGGGCATCAGTATTTTTCCGGTCATTCCACCCTCGGGCCAACAGCCCGAGATCTCCCTGGAGAAATTCGTCATCCCGCCCCTGGTGCGGGAGGGCAGCGTCTTTACCCTGCGTCTGGTGGTCCGCAACGGGAATGAGCAGGCGGTCGAGGGCCGGGTGACCATCCACGCTAACCGGGATCGGCTGACCAACCAGTCGGTTCAACTCGGGCCCGGTCTGTCGGTTTTCGAGGTGCCGGCCCAGATCATGCAGCCCGGCAACTATCTGCTGCGGGCCGAAATCAGGGCCGAGCCGGATACCGTGGCCGGTAATAACCGCCAACACGCCACCCTGGCCGTCTCGGGCAAGGTCCGCTCGCTGGTCATTACCGACAACCCGCGCACCCACCTGGCCCGTGCGCTTCAGCTCAAGGAAGTCGATATCGAGTTTCGCAGTCCCGAGGGGATCCCGACCAGGCTGTCGGATCTGCTCGATTATCACTGTCTAGTGTTTGACGATATCGGCCGGGGCGGCATCACCGACCGCCAGATGCGGGTCATCGAGCGCTATGTACGCGATTTTGGCGGCGGCTTTCTGATGGCCGGGGGCACCCGGTCTTTCGGCGATCTGGCCTTTCGAGAGACGCCGGTCGAGCGGGTCTTACCCATCACCTTTCAGGAGCAACCCCCGCCCGCGCCCAAAACGCTCAAAAAGAAACGTATCCCGATCGCCCTGTTTCTGATCATCGACCGCTCCAACAGCATGGGCTACAACAGCAAGGTCCGGGGGCTGCACGACGGCCAGAAAATGCACTACGCCCAGCAGGCGGCCCTGGCCGTGCTAGGCCAGCTCAGGGACACCGACATGGCCGGGGCGGTCGCCTTTGACTCGGAAGCCTATGTGCTGTCTGCGCTGAGAC is drawn from Desulfurellaceae bacterium and contains these coding sequences:
- the hslU gene encoding ATP-dependent protease ATPase subunit HslU; amino-acid sequence: MTPREIVSELDRYIIGQAKAKRAMAIALRNRWRRQQVPPELRDEIAPKNILMIGPTGVGKTEIARRLARLAQAPFVKVEASKFTEVGYVGRDVESMVRDVTELSVNMVKQEAKERIQVKAQAQAEERILDLLLPPPPSRAGFSQTDGHDTNDPTQQPGQATREKMRRMLRRRKLDEREVEIELTRPAAPFIEVMAPQGMEDMENQLKEMFSNIMPQKTKKRRLKVPEAVELLTQEEADKLVDMDAVVREAIRRVEQTGIIFIDEIDKIAGRDHAQGPDVSRQGVQRDLLPLVEGCTVNTKYGMVHTDHVLFVASGAFHTTKPSDLIPEFQGRFPIRVELDALNQHDFIRILTEPKNALLTQYSALLATENVTLAFVADAVEEIARIAAIVNERTENIGARRLHTVVERLVEDLSFDAPELDGQEVTINAQVVRDKLEEIVKDEDLSRYIL
- a CDS encoding 6-carboxytetrahydropterin synthase; translated protein: MSFFSVAIGKDQLRFTAAHFIAFPGFREPLHGHTYQAQVTVSGPVGPDGYVVDFLVLKKIAEEECARLHFRTLLPERSDCLDIAERDGQVEVGCEDGSCFVLPRQDVCLLPIVHSSSEELAQHLVGRLRQRLRSERNSIETIEVSIEDIPGQLAVCREAFGADPAAEKTG
- a CDS encoding MBL fold metallo-hydrolase; the protein is MTAHVRLSVLSLVGLLAVLAGACHEPLRPPYIVPELHNWPETYRGTPGLRLHVFQTGWLTLPSRLVYEGGSVFGRTQLDVLVFAIQHPDQGLVLVGAGLNRALADSSADGPQTYLEIPLSVIGRARLDSGQDIVAQLEDARLSADGPTHVILPDLRPDHAGELEHFSEAVAVVSRAEHAAALGQTGLGAYLPKEYDQVTRWRFIDFGQAEPLGLLAAAQDVFGDGSLVVLDASGMTAGGLAVLVRLPSGPVLLCGNLAWTRQQYVYTRLPGLAFDRSAWWDKIWRVKKWSQLAPELTVLPDHDWRTVEERATADMQLHVFEE
- a CDS encoding MoxR family ATPase, giving the protein MSEMPSEMPSQTTTDVPAASLVAEFQETFRRIQSEVARVVIGHDELIENILIAFFAGGHVLIEGVPGTGKTLIVRSLAEALNLSFSRIQFTVDLMPADVTGTRMIMDGEDGRRDFSFVPGPIFSHVLLADEINRSTPKTQAALLEAMAELQVTVAGTTHRLAPPFFVLATLNPIEMEGTYPLPEAQLDRFFFKVRLRYPTHQEVRRIISTTTTTELLKIQPVFEQAPAPGKIMALRHLVREVIVAPHIEEYIAALIHATIPAEASYMSPEDKASVTLAKDDEINRYVSFGSSPRGGQTLMLGAKVVALLDGRANVSYDDVNRVAGPTLNHRLVLNFAAEADNVDPNSLIERILTSARQLQ
- a CDS encoding DUF58 domain-containing protein, whose product is MASLDSAFFKTLNRFHIRVRTARGHRPGETPIPRTSQASGIEFESFKEYSPGDDFRYLDWNAVGRLGQLMVRTFTAEREIPFHLFLDTSASMGVPTVDDKFSFALDVMSALSYVVLANNNTLRLIALSAPDTRTPAFRATPFLRHRSRFFRLRPFLDSLSASGKTTLQESVRAYIGQTLEPGVAIIISDFMTPAEQYTESLAFLKTRGYEVKAVHVLGAAELDPRRLFRRGKLHDVEDGAERWITLSEANLGRYQELLQAHLDAVRDFCHQHQILYSRVSTRQTVSQVVSHELTRTGLLALR
- a CDS encoding BatA and WFA domain-containing protein, with amino-acid sequence MGILNPAALPLFALLGILILVYLRERWRKRVEVSSLMFWNEIREDSVRVRRFMPSLLFLLQALLLSLLLSGLLHPYRPHTVTEVQGSRHILVFDVSASMQVREGTTQRFSLARDQAVQVVRSLGPLDEVMLISVAARPRVVSGFTTDHRVFLHLLESLRPEDSPTNLDLERDRAGQRASVHVFTDVPQTQLSLAHDQLAQLVYHRVGRNDDNIALAALNLHQNPFQHYSQARAYILVRNYAARTKRGILTVRLNERQIFRRAFSLPARESASFSIGNFSEAGQLVARISPDDGLSVDNQALAWVAQGHERRLVLVSASTSLHSELQRVSRSIPNLSLTAVSPDDFSTLSLEPQDIVLFHQFVPDTAVAANSLYIFPPLDNPLFPVVAEAKDLSILDWRESHEILHNLQYVDALPLKKARVLALPSWAQVLISSRTAGGEVPLALTGEKDGHRVVCLAFDLGRGNLTDSDNLSLLLLFLNAVRWLLPPDPDVPALTTPGETFFVPTSVALETLELTLPSGETRSLEAAAVDVPHVGAYRLQNGDYRTMWYANLFDELESDIGRRPQAEPAPETTPVVLDTSQAPHQVSRTVPVEFGQLLYYGAAGLLFLEWLYALWRYTRARAE
- a CDS encoding VWA domain-containing protein, with translation MSYDIFGRSYVFLEPDWFWLLALVPLLWLPLVWQRGRGVLFSAVVLRSLAAVALVAALAGLNLQTTLSEHKLALVAALDTSDSISREGRQWMNDYLAQLRGHLSAEEEFSALSFATDTSLLVPPGPPTSVSVAVDPDEAHTGGGTNIAEALERVFALYPEQAQKRLLLMTDGNETSGSARQHLALARQMGISIFPVIPPSGQQPEISLEKFVIPPLVREGSVFTLRLVVRNGNEQAVEGRVTIHANRDRLTNQSVQLGPGLSVFEVPAQIMQPGNYLLRAEIRAEPDTVAGNNRQHATLAVSGKVRSLVITDNPRTHLARALQLKEVDIEFRSPEGIPTRLSDLLDYHCLVFDDIGRGGITDRQMRVIERYVRDFGGGFLMAGGTRSFGDLAFRETPVERVLPITFQEQPPPAPKTLKKKRIPIALFLIIDRSNSMGYNSKVRGLHDGQKMHYAQQAALAVLGQLRDTDMAGAVAFDSEAYVLSALRPLSQNRDELRDKIERLQYGGGTDFFRALETAADQLGQTRRAIRHIILLTDGDTNRSPADHYPLVHLVSQRQISITTIRIGADTVNLRLLSYMSEKTKGRFYHVSDAARLPQLLVKDTRQTLGEDDEEDEDEEDQEPKQIQPLVGVRGQILSGLHDFPDLDEYMLTNPKKGAKVQLYTDAKEERDPILATWQYGLGKVVAVTFDPSGSGSGNWIRWPGFGKFWSQAVRWSMRDETAWEYRISMPQRRNRTVLRVESYDSDQDGILQARLPRGATSDLITLMPVAPRVYEAVMA